From the genome of Azospirillum sp. TSA2s, one region includes:
- a CDS encoding beta-ketoacyl synthase chain length factor gives MRAYVEGIGLLGPGLPGWAESRAILAGDSPYVATPAVLTASPLLPPAERRRSVPTVKLAMAVGAEALEQAGRDPATVATVFTSSSGDPDTLHQILETLATEERDISPTRFHNSVHNAPAGYWSIATRCREPSTSLSAHDESFQTGLLEAAAEVSADGWTVGLIAYDLPYPEPLNKVRPIAGIFGTALVLTPQPTDRCLARLDIDLSRRDEPVSRMAEVGLEALRTGNPTGRALPLLAALARVVAGGAPETVVLDLPPGSRLVVRVGAPC, from the coding sequence ATGCGGGCCTATGTCGAGGGCATCGGCCTGCTCGGCCCCGGTCTTCCGGGCTGGGCGGAGTCGCGCGCCATCCTGGCCGGCGACAGCCCCTATGTCGCGACACCGGCCGTGCTGACCGCCAGTCCGCTGCTGCCGCCGGCCGAACGGCGCCGCAGCGTGCCCACCGTCAAGCTCGCAATGGCGGTGGGGGCGGAGGCGCTGGAGCAGGCCGGCCGCGACCCGGCAACCGTCGCCACCGTCTTCACCTCCTCCAGCGGCGATCCCGATACGCTGCACCAGATCCTGGAAACGCTGGCGACGGAGGAGCGCGACATCTCGCCGACCCGCTTCCACAACTCCGTCCACAACGCGCCGGCCGGCTATTGGAGCATCGCCACCCGCTGCCGCGAGCCCTCCACCAGCCTGTCGGCCCATGACGAGAGCTTCCAGACCGGCCTGCTGGAAGCGGCGGCGGAGGTCTCGGCCGATGGCTGGACCGTCGGGCTGATCGCCTACGACCTGCCCTATCCGGAGCCGTTGAACAAGGTCCGTCCCATTGCCGGCATCTTCGGCACCGCCCTGGTGCTGACCCCCCAGCCGACCGACCGTTGCCTCGCCCGCCTCGACATCGACCTGTCGCGCCGGGACGAGCCGGTCAGCCGCATGGCCGAGGTTGGGCTGGAAGCCCTGCGCACCGGCAACCCGACCGGCCGCGCCCTGCCGCTGCTGGCGGCGCTGGCCCGTGTCGTCGCGGGCGGCGCTCCGGAAACGGTGGTGCTCGACCTGCCGCCGGGCAGCCGGCTGGTGGTGCGGGTCGGCGCGCCATGCTGA